In Candidatus Jidaibacter acanthamoeba, the following proteins share a genomic window:
- a CDS encoding helix-turn-helix domain-containing protein, which yields MKEINCEKVFIEKASGAQHERPELKAAHLLGRKGGRPPALTQKDLAEARALLRDPKITVEDAARRLQISPATLYRHLPGGRSSV from the coding sequence TTGAAAGAAATTAACTGTGAAAAAGTATTCATTGAGAAAGCATCCGGTGCGCAACATGAGCGCCCTGAACTGAAAGCAGCACACTTACTTGGAAGGAAAGGAGGGCGGCCTCCTGCACTCACTCAAAAAGATTTAGCAGAAGCAAGAGCATTGCTACGTGATCCTAAGATTACAGTTGAAGATGCTGCAAGGCGTCTACAAATATCTCCTGCAACTTTATATAGGCATCTACCGGGCGGAAGAAGTTCCGTGTAA
- a CDS encoding IS3 family transposase, whose translation MSISRSVQRYIPKKANDEDALRKDVIDIATKYGRYGYRRITALLKAEGWQVNHKRVERIWREEGLKVPKKQKKRGRLYFNDG comes from the coding sequence TTGTCTATCTCTCGCTCTGTTCAGCGTTATATACCTAAAAAAGCTAATGATGAAGATGCTCTTCGTAAAGATGTTATAGATATAGCAACTAAATATGGACGTTATGGTTATCGCCGGATAACAGCATTACTAAAAGCTGAAGGATGGCAAGTTAACCATAAACGAGTTGAGCGTATTTGGCGTGAAGAAGGATTAAAAGTCCCCAAAAAGCAGAAAAAGAGAGGAAGGCTATACTTTAATGATGG
- a CDS encoding transposase translates to MIKKKYNSEQIIRLLRQAEVILSQGESVIRMCKQLGISDATYYKWRKEYGGMEISQAKRLKNLEVENMRLKRAIAELTLSNLILKDVAEGN, encoded by the coding sequence ATGATTAAGAAGAAATATAATAGTGAGCAAATAATAAGGTTATTAAGGCAGGCGGAGGTAATACTTAGCCAGGGAGAGAGCGTTATCAGAATGTGCAAACAGTTAGGTATTTCTGATGCTACATATTATAAATGGCGTAAAGAATATGGTGGTATGGAGATTTCCCAGGCTAAACGTCTAAAGAATCTTGAAGTTGAGAATATGCGTTTAAAACGCGCTATAGCTGAGCTTACCCTTAGTAATTTAATACTAAAAGATGTAGCTGAGGGAAACTAA
- a CDS encoding WGR domain-containing protein — protein sequence MQKVCQIWKWRSESRYYTISLQQNLFNEWTIIKSWGGLQNNLGSFAVQTFDHLNNALKEIANVTKKIPN from the coding sequence ATGCAGAAAGTGTGCCAAATATGGAAGTGGAGAAGTGAGAGTAGATACTATACGATAAGTCTACAGCAAAATCTATTTAACGAATGGACAATAATAAAGTCATGGGGAGGATTACAAAATAATTTAGGTAGCTTTGCCGTACAGACTTTCGACCATCTAAATAATGCACTTAAAGAAATAGCAAACGTTACAAAGAAAATACCCAACTAG
- a CDS encoding recombinase family protein yields the protein MLLKSKLKYIYTKGDHSKAGEKRGIGLRSLSEAIDTTNSGVKLIFHIFGALVEFGRSLIRDRTMAGYLLGREGDVLLHVFKQI from the coding sequence TTGTTGCTCAAATCAAAGTTGAAGTATATTTATACTAAAGGAGACCATTCAAAAGCTGGAGAAAAGCGAGGTATTGGCCTTCGCTCATTGAGTGAAGCAATTGATACTACAAATTCAGGTGTGAAATTGATATTTCATATCTTCGGTGCGTTAGTTGAATTTGGGCGCTCACTTATTCGTGACCGTACAATGGCGGGATACCTACTTGGTAGGGAAGGGGATGTCCTCCTGCACGTATTCAAGCAGATTTAG
- a CDS encoding WGR domain-containing protein, giving the protein MKLDLRIWKWRSESRYYTIRLQQNLFNEWTLINSWGGLQNNLGNLAVQTFGHIEDAINEIEVIGRKRRRRGYNIL; this is encoded by the coding sequence CTGAAACTAGACCTAAGGATTTGGAAGTGGAGAAGTGAGAGTAGATACTATACGATAAGGCTACAGCAAAACCTGTTTAACGAATGGACGCTAATAAACTCATGGGGAGGATTACAGAATAACTTAGGTAATCTGGCCGTACAGACTTTTGGGCATATTGAAGATGCAATTAATGAAATAGAAGTAATAGGTAGAAAGAGGAGAAGAAGAGGTTATAATATCTTATAG
- a CDS encoding type II toxin-antitoxin system Phd/YefM family antitoxin, whose product MDAITYTQARKNFTQTMNNVCENHSPIIITRQNASPVVMMSLEDYNGVEETLYLLRSPKNAEHITKALQDLKDKKYTERKLIEK is encoded by the coding sequence ATGGATGCTATTACTTATACTCAAGCACGTAAAAACTTTACTCAAACAATGAATAATGTTTGTGAGAATCATTCTCCCATAATAATTACAAGGCAAAATGCCTCACCTGTCGTTATGATGTCTTTAGAAGATTATAATGGAGTTGAGGAAACTTTATATTTATTGAGAAGCCCAAAAAATGCTGAACACATTACTAAGGCGCTTCAAGATTTGAAGGATAAGAAATACACTGAAAGAAAGCTAATAGAAAAATAA
- a CDS encoding Txe/YoeB family addiction module toxin, giving the protein MKILFIDNAWDDYLYWQKNDKRILQKINELIKEITRSPFNGKGMPEPLKFDMAGCWSRRITMEHRLVYRIKDESLIIIQCRYHY; this is encoded by the coding sequence ATGAAAATTCTTTTTATAGATAATGCTTGGGATGATTATCTTTATTGGCAAAAAAATGATAAACGCATTCTTCAAAAAATAAATGAATTGATTAAAGAAATAACAAGGTCTCCTTTTAATGGGAAAGGAATGCCTGAGCCATTAAAATTTGATATGGCCGGTTGTTGGTCGAGGAGAATAACAATGGAACATAGATTAGTTTACAGAATCAAGGATGAGTCTTTAATTATAATACAATGCAGGTATCATTATTAA